The segment ACCGGAGATTTCTTTTTCCACATCCACCAAAGCCCCGACGGCGCGAATGATGCCATCGCGCACATAAAGCGAGGCTTTTTCATGCACCAGCACGCTGCTCATTTCCGCCCCCCGCACCGGCTGTTGCCGGGCGGTGACCACCTGCCGCGCGTTTCTGATTAATAGATGGCCCATAAGATCCATCGCCCGGTTGATACTCTCATTTGTTTGCAAAACAGCTCAGGCAAAGATTTAAACGAACATTGATAAAAACATGCAGTCGACCGCCCCCTTTTATCTATTTTCCAGCCGGCGTCGGGCAGGCCCGCATCCAGGATTGATCTCTACTCCGGCAACATCGGCATATCGATGGCCATGCTTTTCGCCGCGCGGATGGCAGCCGGATACCCGGCATCCGCATGGCGCACTATGCCCATCCCAGGGTCCGTGGTCAACACGCGCAGCAGACGCTTCGCCGCCTCCGCGCTGCCGTCCGCCACAGCCACCATACCGGCATGCAGCGAATAACCGATGCCGACGCCGCCCCCATGATGCACCGAAACCCAGCCGGCGCCGGATACCGCGTTGAGGAGCGCATTCAGAATCGGCCAATCAGCGATGGCATCGCTGCCGTCGGCCATGCCCTCGGTCTCGCGATGAGGCGATGCCACAGAGCCGGCATCCAGATGATCCCGACCGATCACCAGCGGCGCTTTGACCTCGCCGGATGCCACCAGATCATTAAAGAGTTTGCCCACTCGACTCCGTTCGCCATATCCCAGCCAGCAGATGCGCGCGGGCAATCCCTGAAACGCCACCTGCTGCTGTGCTCGGCTGATCCATCGGTTGAGCGCCAGGTTCTCAGGATACGCCTTAAGCAGGGCCGC is part of the bacterium genome and harbors:
- a CDS encoding imidazolonepropionase, producing MGHLLIRNARQVVTARQQPVRGAEMSSVLVHEKASLYVRDGIIRAVGALVDVEKEISG